The Candidatus Delongbacteria bacterium genome window below encodes:
- a CDS encoding lysophospholipid acyltransferase family protein: MKKKKTRFIHYVEYIFTWLLIAIVRILPVVSLYYFARIISVCLTVFINFRNKIILENLKIAFPEANEKDLFKIRDEMYTNILMTSIESLKYGYLSAEKKKELIDFDKDSFELLKKHEDGNGCMVVGGHLGFFEGAGFVPAAYGFKSSFVVANQKNKLTEKLIDIPRENNGIKVVHRSRSIARELIMLLRKKYFIAMLSDQDAGKHGVFVDFFGKKASTHKGVAVFALKFKTPVLFVDIRRDKKKKYKHVLKFIEIDYTDILNSDDKMEEKELLLVQRYTKVLEDYIRIHPEEYWWIHKRYKTKPKN; the protein is encoded by the coding sequence AACCAGATTTATTCACTATGTAGAGTATATTTTTACATGGTTGTTGATAGCAATTGTAAGAATATTGCCAGTTGTTTCACTCTATTATTTTGCCAGAATAATTTCAGTCTGTCTGACTGTTTTTATCAATTTTAGAAATAAAATTATTTTAGAAAATTTGAAAATAGCCTTCCCTGAGGCAAATGAAAAGGATCTTTTCAAAATCAGGGATGAGATGTATACAAACATACTAATGACCTCCATTGAAAGTCTTAAATATGGATATTTATCAGCTGAGAAAAAAAAAGAGCTGATTGATTTTGATAAAGATTCCTTTGAACTTCTAAAAAAGCATGAAGATGGTAATGGTTGCATGGTGGTTGGTGGGCATCTTGGATTTTTTGAAGGTGCAGGTTTTGTTCCTGCAGCATATGGTTTTAAGTCTTCTTTTGTTGTTGCCAATCAGAAAAATAAACTTACCGAAAAGCTTATCGATATTCCAAGAGAAAATAATGGAATCAAGGTAGTTCACAGAAGCAGGAGTATTGCCAGAGAATTGATAATGCTTTTAAGAAAAAAGTATTTTATAGCGATGCTTTCTGATCAAGATGCAGGTAAGCACGGTGTTTTTGTAGATTTTTTTGGTAAAAAGGCTTCAACTCATAAAGGTGTTGCTGTTTTTGCATTAAAATTTAAAACTCCTGTTCTTTTTGTGGATATTAGGAGGGATAAAAAGAAAAAATATAAACATGTATTAAAATTTATTGAGATAGATTATACTGATATATTAAATTCTGATGATAAGATGGAAGAAAAAGAGCTTCTTCTTGTTCAAAGATATACCAAGGTCTTAGAAGATTACATTAGAATTCATCCAGAAGAATACTGGTGGATTCATAAAAGATATAAAACCAAACCTAAGAATTAA
- a CDS encoding winged helix-turn-helix transcriptional regulator, whose translation MNGSDFVRHLSGVYWKFRSELKNRLKDYGLGLGHVAFLQMVLDKEGINQEEIKDKLSMDKGSVARSVSKLVQLGFIKKELNLNDKRAFRLYPTLRLKNKFPEIVKIIDDYFESTTSMLGKEDMKGLREVLEKIYND comes from the coding sequence ATGAATGGATCAGATTTTGTAAGACATTTATCTGGTGTTTACTGGAAATTTCGATCAGAGTTGAAAAACAGATTGAAAGATTATGGATTGGGTCTTGGGCATGTAGCTTTTTTACAGATGGTTTTGGATAAAGAAGGTATAAATCAGGAAGAGATTAAAGATAAACTATCCATGGATAAGGGGAGTGTTGCCAGATCAGTAAGTAAGCTTGTTCAATTGGGATTCATAAAAAAAGAACTAAATCTAAATGATAAAAGAGCTTTTAGATTGTATCCAACTTTGAGATTAAAAAATAAATTCCCAGAAATTGTTAAAATTATTGATGATTATTTCGAAAGTACAACATCCATGTTGGGGAAAGAAGATATGAAGGGACTACGGGAAGTTCTTGAAAAAATTTACAATGATTAG
- a CDS encoding HlyD family efflux transporter periplasmic adaptor subunit: MKRKLLLILIAIVIIISGIFISKLLMSKKELPKKVQSTLEKRYVKADNLEFGKFITTINGSGRVEAKNSVTVYAETSGLLESGDLLLREGNEFADGSLLFKIDNTEAIYSLKSRKSSFLKSLGNTVSMIKSSYPEKFKSWQLYFDNFDLERDLAQLPDLSDTKFKVFLATTGILNEYYGIKSDEYKLKKYSHNVDFNGTIKKVYLKEGSYVNSGSKIADIISSRNFEVTIPVKSSDVRWIDDNATVIVYAENRKWNGKVIRKANSVDQTTQSINTVVEFECNKDNRIFEGEYVSCSFSTKDVESFKIPRKAIVDNNKAYKVNDGKLALISVEILRQDNDFAYVLGIEDSDLIVIESLPDAYEGMKIEIIK; this comes from the coding sequence ATGAAAAGGAAATTATTGCTCATTCTTATCGCAATAGTGATCATCATCTCAGGAATATTTATCTCTAAACTCTTAATGAGTAAAAAAGAGCTACCTAAAAAAGTTCAATCTACATTAGAAAAAAGATATGTTAAAGCCGATAATCTCGAGTTTGGGAAATTTATCACAACAATCAATGGGTCGGGAAGAGTGGAAGCCAAAAATTCGGTTACTGTTTATGCTGAAACTTCGGGTTTGTTGGAGTCAGGAGATCTTCTTCTGAGAGAGGGTAATGAATTTGCTGATGGTAGTCTTCTTTTCAAAATAGATAATACAGAAGCAATATATAGTCTAAAGTCTCGTAAAAGTAGCTTTCTGAAATCCTTGGGGAATACTGTTTCAATGATAAAATCTTCATATCCGGAAAAATTTAAAAGTTGGCAATTGTATTTCGATAATTTTGATTTAGAAAGAGATTTAGCTCAGCTTCCAGATTTATCTGACACAAAGTTTAAAGTTTTCTTGGCTACTACAGGAATTCTAAATGAATATTATGGAATCAAATCTGATGAGTATAAATTGAAAAAATATAGTCACAATGTTGATTTTAACGGTACAATAAAAAAAGTGTATCTCAAAGAAGGATCTTATGTTAATTCAGGATCTAAAATTGCAGACATCATCTCTAGTAGAAATTTTGAGGTTACTATTCCTGTTAAATCCAGTGATGTTCGTTGGATTGACGATAATGCTACAGTAATTGTTTATGCCGAAAATAGAAAATGGAATGGTAAAGTAATCAGAAAAGCGAATAGTGTAGATCAAACAACTCAATCAATTAATACTGTAGTTGAGTTTGAGTGTAACAAGGATAATAGAATTTTTGAAGGTGAATATGTATCATGTTCCTTTTCCACTAAAGATGTTGAATCTTTCAAGATTCCAAGAAAAGCTATTGTTGATAATAACAAAGCTTACAAGGTAAATGATGGTAAACTTGCTCTAATAAGTGTAGAAATTTTAAGACAAGATAATGATTTTGCTTATGTCTTAGGTATCGAGGATAGTGATTTAATTGTTATTGAATCATTGCCAGATGCCTATGAAGGTATGAAAATAGAAATTATAAAATAA